Genomic DNA from Haloarcula marina:
TTGCTGGACGCCTTCGGTGTCGATATCACACCCTCGACTGGCCCCGAGAGCGCCGCGGCCGAGGCGAGCGACGAACTCGCCGAAGCGTTCCTGAGCGCGTGGGAGGCGAGTTACCGCAGTGAGGTCGTCGAACACGTCGCCGCCGAGAGCGAGGCCCTCGCCGACAGCGAGCCATCGGGTCGCCCGGACGCGCAACTGGTGTTCTGTATCGACACGCGTTCTGAGGTCATCCGCCGTCATATCGAGACGACCGGCGACTACGATACCCACGGCTACGCCGGGTTCTTCGGTATTCCGATGGAGTACGACGGCTACGACGCCGAGGTGTCGGTCGACGCCTGCCCGCCGATTCTCGACCCACAGCACCGCATTACCGAGATGCCCGCGGACGACGACGTACAGGCGACTCACGACCGTCGGTCGAGTCTCCGCGAGGCCGCGGGCGAAGTCGTCGAGACGCTGAAGACCAACCCCGCCACCGCCTTCGGTTTCGTCGAGAGCGCTGGCAGCGGCTACGGACTCGCGCTCGCGGCCCGCACGCTCGTCCCCGGCCGCGTCTACGACCTGCTGGACAGCGCCGACGACGCGGTGCCCGACGAACACGAGTTCTGCGACCAGGTCGTCCACCACCAGCACACGTACGCTGGCGACCTCCCGGTCGGCATGACTCACGAGGAGAAAGTCGAGTACGCTGCGACAGCCTTCGAGTTGATGGGCTGGGAGACGTTCGGGCGTCTCGTCGTCTTCACGGGCCACGCCAGCGAGACGGCCAACAACCCCTACGACTCGAGTCTTGACTGCGGGGCCTGCGCTGGCAACCCCGGCGGCCCCAGCGCTCGCGTCCTCGCGGCCATCTGCAACGACGACGAAGTCGCGGCGGCCCTGCGCGAACGCGGCTTCGACCTGCCCGACGACACCGTCTTCCTCGCCGGGCAGCACAACACCACCACCGACGAAGTCGAACTGTACGACGGCCACGTGCCCGAAAGCCACGCCGAGGACCTCGAACAACTGCGCGCGGACCTCGCTACTGCCCGCGAGCACGCGACCGCAGAGCGCACCGACTCGATGGACGCCGACGGTTCGACGGGCGTCAGCGAGACGGAGCGCCGCGCCGCCGACTGGGCCGAGACGCGCCCCGAGTGGGGGCTGGCCGGTAACGCCGGATTCGTCGTCGGTCCCCGCGACCTGACGAGCGACGTGGACCTCGACGGCCGCGCGTTCCTCCACTCCTACGACTGGTCGACCGACCCCGACGGTGATGCCCTGG
This window encodes:
- a CDS encoding DUF2309 domain-containing protein is translated as MSTEHAIEDSIDKAATTVGSVWPIHSFVTANPLSGFEDMPFSEAVTQAADLLGGRGYPRSETFQAALDDGQIDPEILESELAERGYEGDPETLLEELDTTVETERPDTDAQRVDHALTKWLSAFLDEGQAQWSMPNREDGFYSAVRSVAAYDSQIPDEGVVADLPTSPTETIESVLEPYAESQWVPIFEEQLTALPGWTGFIKQRADDDGAWQSTHPITLEGYLAVRLALLDAFGVDITPSTGPESAAAEASDELAEAFLSAWEASYRSEVVEHVAAESEALADSEPSGRPDAQLVFCIDTRSEVIRRHIETTGDYDTHGYAGFFGIPMEYDGYDAEVSVDACPPILDPQHRITEMPADDDVQATHDRRSSLREAAGEVVETLKTNPATAFGFVESAGSGYGLALAARTLVPGRVYDLLDSADDAVPDEHEFCDQVVHHQHTYAGDLPVGMTHEEKVEYAATAFELMGWETFGRLVVFTGHASETANNPYDSSLDCGACAGNPGGPSARVLAAICNDDEVAAALRERGFDLPDDTVFLAGQHNTTTDEVELYDGHVPESHAEDLEQLRADLATAREHATAERTDSMDADGSTGVSETERRAADWAETRPEWGLAGNAGFVVGPRDLTSDVDLDGRAFLHSYDWSTDPDGDALEAILTGPMVVTQWINTQYYFSTVDNAVYGSGSKVTQNPVGNVGVYQGNGGDLMTGLPLQSLLADDDDPYHQPLRLSTVVHAPVERVTDVLADHEDLTELLDNDWLSLTVVDPTQDHRAFHYEADLEWSPMSEQVEMDSATPTAPAVADD